The genomic segment GGACGGAGACTTCCATGCGCCGTATCCGGTCCCACCGATGGCTCGCGGCCGGGCTCGCCGCGGCCGGCCTCGCGCTCGCCGTACCGGCGTCCGCGGTCGCGGCACCCGCGACGCTCACCCCGGCCGCAGCGGTCGGTGACGTGCAGCTCACCGGTACCCAGCGACTCGCGTCCGGGGTCACCCTGGCCACCTTCACCGCCACCGTGTCGCACGGCACCGTCACCGGCGAGCTGGTCACCGCCGATCTCGCCGACCGGCACGTGTCGGTGCGGCTGCTGCGGCCGGACGCGGTGGCCCAGCGCGAGACGGTGACGCAGCTGACCGCGGCCGAGCACGCGGTCGCCGGCGTCAACGCCGACTACTTCAACATCAGCGAGTCGCAGCATCCCGGCGTCGAGGCGACCGGCTCCTCCGACGGCCCGGAGGTCGACGGTGGCCGCGCCGTCAAGGCCGCGGTGCCCGACTCGCAGCGGTTCGGCCCGGCGATGGCGCCCGGCACCTCCACCCGCGACGTGATCGGCGTCGGTGTCGACGGGCGGGCCCGGTTGGGCACCCTCACCCTGGCCGGCAGCGTCGTCACCCCCGCCCACCGGTACCCGCTGGCCGGGCTCAACCAGTACGCGGTCACCGAGGGCGGCATCGACGCGTTCACCAGCGCCTGGGGCGCCACCTCGCGGGAGCGTGCGGTGTGCGGCAGCGACACCAGGCGGGGCGACCCGTGCAGTACCGACACCGCCGAGGTGACGATCCGGCACGGCCGGGTGGTCGCGGTCGCCGACGCGCCGGGCGCCGGTGCGATCCCGGCCGGTAGTACCGTCCTGGTCGGCCGCGAGGCGGGTGCGGACACCCTGCGCGGGCTGCACGTCGGTGACCCGGTGCACGTCTCGTACCGGCTGGCCGGCGCGCACGTGCCGTTCCGGGTCGCGGTGGGCGGCGCGCCGATCATGCGCGACGGCGCCACCCTGACCGGCGTCGACGACAAGGTCGCGGCCACCCGTACCGGGGCCGGGATCAGCGCGGACGGCCGCCGGCTGTACCTGATGACCACCGACGGGCTGGCCGAGTCCGGCAGCGGGCTGACCCTCGCCGAGGAGGCCGGGCTGCTGGCCGGCTTCGGCGCGACGGACGCGATGAACCTGGACGGTGGTGGCTCCACCACCTGTGCCGCCCGGCTGCCCGGCAGCGACCGGGTGAGCCTGGTGAACAAGCTGCCCGTCGGCGCGGCCGAGCGCCCGGTGGCCAACGGCCTGGGCATCGTCTCCCGCTGAACCCGGATGGCCGGGTCCGGACCCGGACCCGGCCATCCGTGTTGCCGGCCATCCGTGTTGCCGGCCATCCGTGTTGCCGGCCATCCGTGTTGCCGGCCATCCGTGTTGCCGGCCGCCCGGGTTGCCGGTCGCCTGGGTTGTCGGCCGCCCGGGTGGCTGCCCGTGCCGGCGGAGGGCGGGACCGCCCCGGCCGCGCACGGACCGGCGGCGGGGCCGGGGGAGCGGTCAACGGAGGCCGGGCGCGCGGCGCAGGACCATCGCGAACACCCGCGCCGCGTCCGCGTTCACCAGCACCGCGAGTACGGCGAGACCGGCCAGCGGCGCCGACACCGCGGCGGCGACCGCGCACAGCAACAGCCGTACGTCCCGGCGCAGCAGCCGCTGCGGCGCGCCCGGCGCCAGGACGTTGATGTAGGACACCAGCAGGCTGCCGGCGGCTGCGGCGAACCCGAACGCCCAGTCGACCGGCCGGCCGCCGGCCGCGAGGACCAGCCCGGCGATGATGGCCAGATCGGCGTAGCGGTCCAGGATCGTGTCCAGCAACGCGCCGCGCCGGGAGGTGCGCAGGCCGATCCGGGCCACCTCACCGTCCACCCCGTCCAGCGCGTTCCCGGCCTGGACCAGCACGCCACCCAGCAGCATCGTCCACCAGTGCCCGCCGAACCCGATCACCGCCGCACCGGCGACCGCGACCGCGAAGCTCACGCCGCTGAGCAGGTCCGGCCACACCCCGGTCCGCGCCAGCAGCAGCGTCACCGGCCGAGACAGCGGCCGGTTCAGGTACCGGCAGACCAGTCCGTCGGTGGATTTCGAGCCGTACCGCTGCCACAGCGCCCGGTGCACCCGGCGCCCGTCCCGGTCGTCGACGAGCGTGGTGGCGAACCCGGCCGCCGGGCGCAACCGCAACCCGGCGATGCCGGCCAGCGCCGCGTCCGCCGGGCCGGCCGCGAGAACCTCCCGCGCGGTGTCGGCGTCGACCACCGCAAGCGTCGCGTCGGTGCACCGGACTCCGGTCTCGGTCGCCAGATCACGCACCGTCTCCGCGTCGAACACCGCCGCCGCGCCCACCAGCAGGTACCGGCCGGGCGGCAGGTCGGCGGGTGGCGGGCACGGCTCGGCCGGTGGCGCGTGCCGGGCGACCAGCCCGGCCACCAGGTCGGGGCCGCGCCGGCCGGCCGACACCAGCACCCGGCGCACCCCGGCAGCGTGCAGCACTCGTACCGTCCGGTCGAGCAACGGCCGCCCGCCGACCCGGGTCGACTCCACCGGCGGGCGTGCCGCGGGCGGCTCGGCCGCCAGCACGACCACGGCCACCACCGGTCCGGCCGGATCGGACCACCGTGCCGTGCCGGGCGCCGGCTCGCCCTTGCCTCGGGTCATCCATCACCTCCGCCACGACCGGCGTACGCCGTGGCACAGGCACGGTGACGCCGCAACGGATCCGTGGGATCACCCTCGATCCTAGAGCCGCCGGTGGCATCCGGCGGTGCCGGAAATCGCCACCATGCGACGCGCAGGGGTGGGCTCAGCCGCGCCGGTACCGGCGCATCGCGGCCGGATAGCCGAGCACACCCGCGTCGTAGAGCGGGGTGTGCAGCTCGGTCGCCAGCCGGCTGGCGACCTTGGCCGAGCCGACCCGGCGGCGGATCCACTCGCCGTCCGCGGCGACCGCGGCGACCGTGGTGTCGGTGGCGGTGGTCTCCGGCTCCAGGTAGAACTCGACGCCGGAGCGGCTCGCCACGAACTCGCGCAGCTCGTCCAGGTCGGCGGCGGTGGCCTCCCGGTCCAGCATGGACTGGTAGCCGCCGCGGTGGGCGCGGATCTGGGCGGTCGACCGGATCCCGCGCGGGCGCGACGGCGAGAACAAGCGGCGCAGCCGCGCTGCCAACCCCATCCGGACCTCCCCGCTTCACCCCGGGCCGGGCAACTGCCCGGGTGCCTTCCCGACCGAGGCTACGACGCCTGGATGGAGCGAGCCTGCCGGCAAGCTGGGAACAGCCTGGGTGCCGGCAGGTGCCGTGCCGTCGCGCGTCGGGCCGAGCGACGTGCGCTACGGGTCTCGCCGTGCCGCGCCGAGCGCACCGATGCTGGTCGTCACCGGCCAGATCAGCCAGATCGCCAGCACCACCCCGATCCGGGGCAGCCAGGACAGCAGCGCCGCGGACCGGTGCGGATCGCCCAACGCCAGCGCCATCAGCCCGAGCAGCGCGGCGGAGATCGCGGCGGCGAGGACGGCCTTGCCCCATTCACGCCACTCGTACCGAACCCGCGCCGGGCCGGACTTCGGTGGCCTCGGCGGCCGGGGCCCGCCCGCGAACTTGTGGGCGAACCAGCGGTCCGCCCACCGCACCATCCCGGCGCCGAACACCACCGTGCTGCCCAGGTACACCGCGGCCAGGCCGTGCTGCGGCCCGGCCACCGCGTGCCGGGCCAG from the Actinocatenispora thailandica genome contains:
- a CDS encoding CDP-alcohol phosphatidyltransferase family protein, which translates into the protein MTRGKGEPAPGTARWSDPAGPVVAVVVLAAEPPAARPPVESTRVGGRPLLDRTVRVLHAAGVRRVLVSAGRRGPDLVAGLVARHAPPAEPCPPPADLPPGRYLLVGAAAVFDAETVRDLATETGVRCTDATLAVVDADTAREVLAAGPADAALAGIAGLRLRPAAGFATTLVDDRDGRRVHRALWQRYGSKSTDGLVCRYLNRPLSRPVTLLLARTGVWPDLLSGVSFAVAVAGAAVIGFGGHWWTMLLGGVLVQAGNALDGVDGEVARIGLRTSRRGALLDTILDRYADLAIIAGLVLAAGGRPVDWAFGFAAAAGSLLVSYINVLAPGAPQRLLRRDVRLLLCAVAAAVSAPLAGLAVLAVLVNADAARVFAMVLRRAPGLR
- a CDS encoding phosphodiester glycosidase family protein codes for the protein MRRIRSHRWLAAGLAAAGLALAVPASAVAAPATLTPAAAVGDVQLTGTQRLASGVTLATFTATVSHGTVTGELVTADLADRHVSVRLLRPDAVAQRETVTQLTAAEHAVAGVNADYFNISESQHPGVEATGSSDGPEVDGGRAVKAAVPDSQRFGPAMAPGTSTRDVIGVGVDGRARLGTLTLAGSVVTPAHRYPLAGLNQYAVTEGGIDAFTSAWGATSRERAVCGSDTRRGDPCSTDTAEVTIRHGRVVAVADAPGAGAIPAGSTVLVGREAGADTLRGLHVGDPVHVSYRLAGAHVPFRVAVGGAPIMRDGATLTGVDDKVAATRTGAGISADGRRLYLMTTDGLAESGSGLTLAEEAGLLAGFGATDAMNLDGGGSTTCAARLPGSDRVSLVNKLPVGAAERPVANGLGIVSR